One genomic segment of Danio aesculapii chromosome 15, fDanAes4.1, whole genome shotgun sequence includes these proteins:
- the LOC130241617 gene encoding zinc finger protein 664-like isoform X1: MASIKEESEDIKIEETFTVKHEETEEAFRVKHEDPEEQTDLIKLKEESEVINEMKDEPQYEKHNFIAEGNSFSCSNNEKTLSLKRAQETGSQQRAKSISNKISHERCVKTRKGRKSYTCTLCEKSFKHTGHLRDHMRSHTGEKPYTCQQCGKSFSRKITLDRHIRIHNEERPYMCHQCGKSFIQKGYLKVHMKVHTGEKPYTCLQCGKSFIQKGNYRVHMRTHSEEKQHTCPQCGKSFNQAGHLRDHIRVHTGEKPYTCPLCGKSFIQKGNYRVHMRIHSEEKQHTCPQCGKSFSQAGHLRDHIRVHTGEKPHTCAQCGKSFNQKSHYSVHMRIHSEEKPHTCPQCGKSFNQKVFTCSFSVQVGPDLLYQHGRSIINRNCYVFGPFVCESLFCIFFYAHNYFGFLRPPQHRVCIQTLATWCQKGIEVGGLAKTQQC, translated from the exons ATGGCGtctattaaagaggagagtgaagacatcaagattgaagaaacattcacagtcaaacatgaagagactgaagaagctttcagagtcaaacatgaagatcctgaggaacaaacag ATCTGATTAAACTGAAAGAGGAGAGTGAAGTAATCAATGAAATGAAAGATGAACCTCAATATGAAAAGCATAATTTCATAGCTGAAGGAAACTCTTTTAGTTGCTCCAATAATGAAAAGACTTTATCCCTAAAAAGAGCTCAAGAGACTGGAAGTCAACAACGTGCTAAGAGTATCAGTAACAAAATAAGCCATGAAAGATGTGTTAAAACTCGGAAAGGACGGAAATCCTACACATGCACCCTGTGTGAAAAGAGTTTTAAGCATACAGGACACCTTAGAGATCACATGAGAAGTCATACTGGAGAAAAACCCTACActtgccaacagtgtggaaaaagcttcagTCGCAAAATAACCCTTGATAGACATATTAGAATTCACAATGAAGAGAGGCCTTACATGTgccatcagtgtggaaagagtttcattcAAAAAGGAtaccttaaagtccacatgaaagttcacactggagagaaaccctacACTTGccttcagtgtggaaagagtttcataCAAAAAGGAAACTACAGAGTGCACATGAGAACTCACTCTGAAGAAAAGCAGCACACTTGCCCTCAGTGCGGAAAGAGTTTCAATCAGGCAGGACACCTTCGAGACCACATcagagttcacactggagagaaaccctacACATGCCCTCtctgtggaaagagtttcattcAAAAAGGAAACTACAGagtgcacatgagaattcactcTGAAGAAAAGCAGCACACTTGCCCTCAGTGCGGAAAGAGTTTCAGTCAGGCAGGACACCTTCGAGACCACATtagagttcacactggagagaaaccccaCACTTgcgctcagtgtggaaagagtttcaatcAAAAAAGTCACTATTCtgtccacatgaggattcactcTGAAGAAAAACCCCACACTTGCCCtcaatgtggaaagagtttcaatcAAAAG GTGTTCACGTGCAGCTTTTCTGTCCAGGTGGGACCAGACCTACTTTATCAGCATGGAAGAAGTATCATTAACAGGAATTGTTATGTTTTTGGCCCTTTTGTCTGTGAGTcacttttctgtatttttttctatGCTCACAATTATTTTGGATTCCTCCGACCTCCACAGCACAGAGTATGCATTCAGACGTTGGCAACCTGGTGCCAAAAGGGCATTGAGGTTGGCGGTCTGGCTAAAACTCAGCAATGCTAA
- the LOC130241615 gene encoding gastrula zinc finger protein XlCGF57.1-like, protein MAFIKEESEDMRIEEASRIKHEDPEEQTDAMPLKKESEVIKEMEEKDHNENHHDYKAEEKSSSCSKTEKTGRSFTCQQCGKSFTRKVNLNKHIKMHKGQQPYTCQECGKGFIHTGNLRDHMRVHTGEKPYKCPQCEMSFSRKSNLNRHITIHKAQKSYTCTQCGKGFNHMGNLKDHTRVHTGEKPYTCQQCGKSFSYSGHYKVHMRIHSGEKPYTCPQCGKSFSHTGNYTVHMRIHSGEKPYTCPLCKKSFTHKLSFNRHAKIHKGQQPYTCERCGDCFVQYETLEFHIKVHSGEKLYTCPECGKGFDQKRDFGAHLSMHTGKRVYTCPLCGKSVCGTRHFEKHFRTHTGEKPHTCPECGKSFSQKDSLDRHVEIHKGQKPYTCEHCGDPFDQHESLELHMRVHSGEKPFTCPECGKGLNTKGHYKAHMRIHSGEKLYSCPECGKGFNHNGHLKDHMRVHSGEKSYKCPQCGRTFYQQINLISHVRYHSAKYSKK, encoded by the exons atggcgtttattaaagaggagagtgaagacatGAGGATTGAAGAAGCTTCCAGAATCAAACATGAAGATCctgaggaacaaacag ATGCGATGCCACTGAAGAAAGAGAGTGAAGTAATTAAGGAAATGGAGGAAAAAGATCACAATGAGAATCATCATGATTACAAAGCTGAAGAGAAATCTTCAAGTTGCTCAAAGACTGAAAAGACGGGAAGGTCTTTCACCTGCCAacaatgtggaaagagtttcacccGTAAAGTCAACCTTAACAAGCACATTAAAATGCATAAAGGACAACAGCCTTACACCTGCCAAGAGTGTGGAAAGGGGTTTATTCATACAGGAAACCTTAGAgatcacatgagagttcacacagGGGAAAAACCCTACAAATGCCCTCAGTGCGAGATGAGTTTCAGTCGCAAATCAAACCTTAACAGACACATTACAATTCACAAAGCACAGAAAtcttacacatgcacacagtgtGGGAAGGGTTTCAATCATATGGGAAACCTTAAAGATCACAcgagagttcacactggagaaaaaccctaCACTTGCCAacagtgcgggaagagtttcagtTATTCAGGACACTATAAAGTCCACATGCGAATTCACTCCGGAGAGAAACCCTACACATGCCCACAGTGCGGAAAGAGTTTTAGTCATACAGGGAACTATACAGTCCATATGAGAATTCACTCTGGAGAGAAACCCTACACATGCCCTCTGTGCAAAAAGAGTTTTACTCATAAATTAAGCTTTAACAGGCATGCTAAAATCCATAAAGGACAACAGCCTTACACCTGCGAGCGGTGTGGAGATTGTTTTGTTCAATATGAAACCCTTGAATTTCACATCAAAGTTCACTCTGGAGAAAAACTCTACACGTGCCCTGAGTGCGGAAAGGGTTTTGATCAAAAAAGAGACTTCGGAGCCCATCTGAGCATGCACACTGGAAAGAGAGTGTACACATGTCCTCTGTGCGGAAAGAGTGTCTGTGGAACGAGACACTTTGAGAAACACTTCagaactcacactggagaaaaaccacaCACATGCCccgagtgtgggaagagtttctcaCAAAAAGATAGCCTCGACAGGCATGTTGAAATCCACAAAGGACAAAAACCTTACACGTGTGAACACTGCGGAGATCCGTTTGATCAACATGAAAGCCTTGAGCTGCACATGAGAGTTCACTCTGGAGAAAAACCCTTCACATGCCCTGAGTGTGGAAAGGGGCTCAACACAAAGGGACACTATAAAGCTCACATGAGAATTCACTCTGGAGAGAAACTGTACTCATGCCCCGAGTGTGGAAAGGGTTTCAATCATAATGGACACCTTAAGGACCACATGAGAGTTCACTCTGGAGAGAAATCGTACAAGTGCCCTCAGTGCGGAAGGACTTTTTATCAACAAATAAACCTTATTTCCCATGTAAGATATCACTCTGCAAAGTATAGTAAAAAATAG
- the LOC130241618 gene encoding gastrula zinc finger protein XlCGF67.1-like: MFVVIRLEKTDIKMAFIKEESDDIKIEETFTVKHEEIEEAFRVKHEDPEEQTDLMKEESQAIDQIKEEHQCENPPLAAEGNSFSCSNNEKTLSLKRAQETGSQQSEKCISNKVSHERCFTTDKAQKSYTCPHCEKSFNQTGHLRDHIRIHTGEKPYTCQQCGKRFIHSGHLRDHMRIHTGEKPHTCSHCGKSFTQKAHYTVHLRVHTGEKPYTCPHCGKSFSRRGHYTDHLRFYSGNSCQKCGKIFRCKLSLKKHIETHFAKTP; encoded by the exons ATGTTTGTTGTGATTCGACTGGAGAAG ACTGATATAAAGATGGcatttattaaagaggagagtgatgacatcaagattgaagaaacattcacagtcaaacatgaaGAGATTGAAGAAGCTTTcagagtcaaacatgaagatcctgaggaacaaacag ATCTGATGAAAGAGGAGAGTCAAGCTATTGATCAAATAAAAGAGGAACATCAATGTGAAAATCCTCCTTTGGCAGCTGAAGGAAACTCTTTTAGTTGCTCCAATAATGAAAAGACTTTATCCCTAAAAAGAGCTCAAGAGACTGGAAGTCAACAATCCGAGAAGTGTATCAGTAACAAAGTAAGCCATGAGAGATGCTTTACAACTGACAAAGCACAGAAATCCTACACGTGCCCCCACTGTGAGAAGAGTTTTAATCAGACGGGACACCTGAGAGATCACATCCGAATTCACACCGGAGAAAAACCCTACActtgccaacagtgtggaaagagattTATTCACTCGGGACACCTTCGAGatcacatgagaattcacactggagagaaaccccaCACATGCTCTcactgtggaaagagtttcactcAGAAAGCACACTATACTGTCCACttgagagttcacactggagaaaaaccctaCACTTGCCCTCACTGTGGGAAGAGCTTCTCCCGAAGAGGACACTATACAGACCACCTGAGGTTTTACTCTGGAAACAGTTGCCAGAAGTGTGGGAAGATCTTCAGGTGCAAGTTAAGCCTTAAAAAACACATTGAGACTCACTTTGCAAAAACGCCTTAA
- the LOC130241617 gene encoding gastrula zinc finger protein XlCGF28.1-like isoform X2, translating into MASIKEESEDIKIEETFTVKHEETEEAFRVKHEDPEEQTDLIKLKEESEVINEMKDEPQYEKHNFIAEGNSFSCSNNEKTLSLKRAQETGSQQRAKSISNKISHERCVKTRKGRKSYTCTLCEKSFKHTGHLRDHMRSHTGEKPYTCQQCGKSFSRKITLDRHIRIHNEERPYMCHQCGKSFIQKGYLKVHMKVHTGEKPYTCLQCGKSFIQKGNYRVHMRTHSEEKQHTCPQCGKSFNQAGHLRDHIRVHTGEKPYTCPLCGKSFIQKGNYRVHMRIHSEEKQHTCPQCGKSFSQAGHLRDHIRVHTGEKPHTCAQCGKSFNQKSHYSVHMRIHSEEKPHTCPQCGKSFNQKVHYTAHMRVHSGEKPYTCPQCGKGFSCKLSYNRHLGSHNAKQT; encoded by the exons ATGGCGtctattaaagaggagagtgaagacatcaagattgaagaaacattcacagtcaaacatgaagagactgaagaagctttcagagtcaaacatgaagatcctgaggaacaaacag ATCTGATTAAACTGAAAGAGGAGAGTGAAGTAATCAATGAAATGAAAGATGAACCTCAATATGAAAAGCATAATTTCATAGCTGAAGGAAACTCTTTTAGTTGCTCCAATAATGAAAAGACTTTATCCCTAAAAAGAGCTCAAGAGACTGGAAGTCAACAACGTGCTAAGAGTATCAGTAACAAAATAAGCCATGAAAGATGTGTTAAAACTCGGAAAGGACGGAAATCCTACACATGCACCCTGTGTGAAAAGAGTTTTAAGCATACAGGACACCTTAGAGATCACATGAGAAGTCATACTGGAGAAAAACCCTACActtgccaacagtgtggaaaaagcttcagTCGCAAAATAACCCTTGATAGACATATTAGAATTCACAATGAAGAGAGGCCTTACATGTgccatcagtgtggaaagagtttcattcAAAAAGGAtaccttaaagtccacatgaaagttcacactggagagaaaccctacACTTGccttcagtgtggaaagagtttcataCAAAAAGGAAACTACAGAGTGCACATGAGAACTCACTCTGAAGAAAAGCAGCACACTTGCCCTCAGTGCGGAAAGAGTTTCAATCAGGCAGGACACCTTCGAGACCACATcagagttcacactggagagaaaccctacACATGCCCTCtctgtggaaagagtttcattcAAAAAGGAAACTACAGagtgcacatgagaattcactcTGAAGAAAAGCAGCACACTTGCCCTCAGTGCGGAAAGAGTTTCAGTCAGGCAGGACACCTTCGAGACCACATtagagttcacactggagagaaaccccaCACTTgcgctcagtgtggaaagagtttcaatcAAAAAAGTCACTATTCtgtccacatgaggattcactcTGAAGAAAAACCCCACACTTGCCCtcaatgtggaaagagtttcaatcAAAAGGTACATTACACAGCCCACATGAGAGTTCACTCTGGAGAAAAGCCCTacacatgccctcagtgtggaaagggCTTTAGTTGCAAATTGAGCTATAACAGACATCTTGGTAGTCACAATGCAAAACAGACTTAA
- the alox5b.3 gene encoding arachidonate 5-lipoxygenase b, tandem duplicate 3, whose protein sequence is MFTYRVSVETGKQAFSGTLNYIYLTLVGEERSSDRTLLDKSWFTRLERGLVVSIDIHVEETLGELLLVKLEKEKTLINDDWYCRSISVTAPTGDCFEFPCYHWIADQQELVLPVGRGRLPQDEKLSILKQYRQLELENRQKHYRWNEWKAGLPLSIDANGCSELPLDVQFDTAKTVDFSVNFLEGIGILGLNKLKSLFQSWKDLEDFERIFIIIKNTVSEYLMENWTEDVVFGYQFLNGSNPVMIKKCKKLPDKFAVTQEMVDNSLDRGTTLQEELQAGNIYIADYEILEDVQPNDTDSSTQQYLAAPFCLFYKNIQNKIIPIAIQLSREATPGQKNTVFLPSDNQYDWMLAKMWVKSCDFNVHQLITHLLRTHLISEVFAIAMFRQLSAVHPVYKLLIPHVRFTIAINTSARQTLINDTGVFNKANSSGGIGVLQVIHRAMKTLTYKSLCLPEDLKSRDVHNQEDLPNYYYRDDGMMVWEAVKSFVSDVVEIYYSSDETVQKDEEIQAFVQDVYSSGMKNCPNSGEFPNVLKTREQLVEYLTLVIFTASAQHAAVNFGQFDWFSWVPNTPSTMRKPPPTEKGKVDMKYIMESLPDRGRSSWHLGALWSLSQFQDNELFLGEYPDKHFTEEAATEAIHNFRKKLIDVTKIIRKRNETLELPYWYLSPDRIPNSVAI, encoded by the exons ATGTTCACGTACAGAGTATCTGTCGAGACTGGAAAGCAGGCGTTTTCTGGGACTCTGAACTACATTTACCTGACGCTGGTGGGTGAAGAGAGAAGCAGCGACCGAACTCTGCTGGACAAATCCTGGTTTACACGTTTGGAAAGAGGATTG GTGGTTTCCATTGACATCCATGTGGAGGAGACTCTTGGAGAGCTTCTGCTGGTCAAACTGGAGAAGGAGAAAACCCTGATCAACGATGACTGGTACTGCAGGAGCATCAGTGTAACGGCACCCACTGGAGACTGCTTTGAGTTCCCCTGTTATCACTGGATAGCTGATCAACAGGAGCTGGTGCTTCCAGTAGGACGGG GTCGATTGCCTCAAGATGAAAAGCTCTCAATACTGAAACAGTACAGGCAGCTGGAACtggaaaacagacaaaaacactaCAG GTGGAATGAATGGAAAGCTGGTTTACCGCTGTCCATAGATGCCAATGGCTGCTCTGAACTGCCTCTGGACGTTCAGTTTGATACTGCAAAAACAGTGGACTTCAGTGTGAATTTCCTAGAAGG GATCGGGATTCTTGGTCTTAATAAACTTAAGAGTTTGTTCCAGTCTTGGAAAGACTTGGAGGATTTTGAAAGAATATTCATAATCATCAAGAACACCGTGTCAG AGTATTTGATGGAGAACTGGACTGAAGATGTAGTGTTTGGATATCAGTTCTTAAATGGCAGCAATCCAGTGATGATTAAAAAGTGTAAGAAACTTCCAGACAAGTTTGCTGTAACGCAGGAGATGGTGGACAACTCACTGGATAGAGGAACCACACTGCAGGAGGAATTACAG GCAGGAAACATCTACATAGCAGATTATGAAATACTGGAGGACGTGCAACCCAATGACACAGACTCCAGCACCCAGCAGTATTTGGCTGCCCCCTTCTGCCTGTTTTACAAGAACATCCAGAATAAAATCATACCAATTGCCATTCAG CTCAGTCGTGAGGCCACTCCAGGACAGAAGAACACAGTCTTTCTTCCCAGCGATAATCAATACGACTGGATGTTAGCCAAAATGTGGGTGAAATCCTGCGACTTCAACGTACACCAGCTGATCACACACCTTCTCAGGACTCACCTGATATCTGAGGTGTTTGCCATAGCCATGTTCAGACAGCTCTCCGCAGTCCACCCTGTGTACAAG TTACTGATACCTCATGTCCGTTTCACCATTGCCATCAACACTTCAGCACGTCAAACACTCATCAATGACACTGGGGTCTTTAATAAG GCTAATAGCAGTGGAGGAATTGGAGTTTTGCAAGTGATCCACAGGGCCATGAAGACTTTAACCTATAAGTCCCTGTGCCTCCCGGAGGACTTGAAATCTCGAGATGTTCACAACCAGGAAGATCTGCCCAATTACTACTACAGAGATGATGGCATGATGGTCTGGGAGGCTGTGAAAAG CTTTGTCTCTGATGTGGTGGAGATCTACTACAGTAGTGATGAGACCGTTCAGAAAGACGAGGAGATCCAGGCTTTTGTTCAGGATGTTTACTCCTCTGGTATGAAGAATTGTCCCAATAGTGGTG AATTTCCAAACGTCCTGAAAACCCGGGAGCAGCTGGTTGAGTATTTGACCTTGGTGATTTTCACAGCTTCAGCACAACATGCAGCAGTCAACTTTGGACAG TTTGACTGGTTTTCCTGGGTCCCGAACACTCCGTCCACCATGCGGAAACCTCCTCCCACAGAGAAGGGCAAAGTGGACATGAAGTACATCATGGAGAGTCTGCCGGACCGCGGGCGCTCTAGTTGGCATCTAGGAGCACTTTGGTCCCTCAGTCAGTTCCAGGATAACGAG CTGTTTTTAGGCGAATACCCTGATAAGCACTTCACTGAAGAAGCGGCCACCGAAGCAATTCATAATTTCCGCAAGAAATTAATTGACGTCACGAAGATCATCAGGAAGCGAAATGAAACTCTGGAGCTGCCCTACTGGTATCTGTCTCCAGACAGAATCCCCAACAGCGTGGCCATCTGA
- the LOC130242433 gene encoding gastrula zinc finger protein XlCGF57.1-like, whose amino-acid sequence MAFIKEESEDVEIEEAFRVKHEDPEEQTDLMTLKEESEVINEIKEEHQYKYHPFTAEENTFSCLKTEKTFSHIIGQTTGSPQHEKCINSKETLNKQIKFHKRQKASPQCGKGINQKAHSKDYRKKRHACPQCGKGFNHTGHLRDHTRIHTGEKPHKCSQCGKSFNKKGHYTAHMRIHSGEQQYTCPQCGKSFSQTGHLRDHIRVHTGEKPHRCSQCGKSFNKKGHYTAHMRVHSGEQQHTCPQCGKNFSQLGHLRDHIRVHTGEKPYTCSQCGKSFTQKGQYTVHMRIHSGEKPYTCPQCGKGFTQKGNYRVHTRVHSVENQHKQPRCENSHIEDQDVLEVPEDHVRINTVKNYTCPQCGRSFGQAGHLEDHIRIHTGEKPHTCQQCGKSFIQKGNYRVHMRIHSEDKPYTCPQCGKSFTQKGNYRVHMRIHSEDKPYNCQQCERSFTQKEHFRVHMRVHTGEKPFTCQQCGTRFALKAYLINHMKKHPTHTLKTLCEVSCEK is encoded by the exons atggcgtttattaaagaggagagtgaagatgtggaGATTGAAGAAGCTTTcagagtcaaacatgaagatcctgaggaacaaacag ATCTGATGACACTGAAAGAGGAGAGTGAagtaattaatgaaataaaagagGAACATCAATATAAATATCATCCTTTCACAGCTGAAGAGAATACGTTTAGTTGCTTGAAGACTGAAAAGACCTTCTCACATATAATAGGTCAAACGACAGGAAGTCCACAACATGAGAAGTGTATCAATAGCAAAGAAAcccttaacaaacaaattaaatttcacAAAAGACAAAAAGCATCTCCTCAGTGTGGAAAGGGTATAAATCAGAAAGCACACTCTAAAGACTATAGAAAGAAGCGGCACgcatgccctcagtgtggaaagggCTTCAATCATACAGGACACCTTCGAGACCACActaggattcacactggagaaaaaccccACAAAtgctctcagtgtggaaagagtttcaataaAAAAGGGCACTACACagcccacatgagaattcactcTGGAGAGCAACAGTACAcctgccctcagtgtggaaagagtttcagtcagACAGGTCACCTTCGAGACCACATTAGAGTTCACACTGGGGAAAAACCCCACAGAtgctctcagtgtggaaagagtttcaataaAAAAGGGCACTACACAGCCCACATGAGAGTTCACTCTGGAGAGCAACAGCACacttgccctcagtgtggaaagaatTTCAGTCAGTTAGGACACCTTCGAGACCACATtagagttcacactggagaaaaaccctaCACATGCTCTCAATGCGGAAAGAGTTTCACTCAAAAAGGACAATATACagtccacatgagaattcactcTGGAGAAAAACCCTacacatgccctcagtgtggaaaagGTTTCACTCAAAAAGGAAATTATAGAGTCCATACAAGAGTTCACTCTGTAGAAAACCAGCACAAACAACCTCGATGTGAAAACAGTCACATAGAAGACCAAGATGTCTTAGAAGTCCCAGAAGACCACGTTAGAATTAACACGGTAAAAAACTACACTTGTCCTCAGTGTGGAAGAAGTTTTGGTCAGGCAGGACACCTAGAAGACCACAttagaattcacactggagagaaaccccacacttgccaacagtgtggaaagagtttcataCAAAAAGGAAACTATAGagtccacatgagaattcactcCGAAGATAAACCCTACacttgccctcagtgtggaaagagtttcactcAAAAAGGAAACTACAGagtgcacatgagaattcactcTGAAGACAAACCCTACAATTGCCAACAGTGTGAAAGGAGTTTCACTCAGAAAGAACATTTTAGAgtccacatgagagttcacactggagagaaacccttcacTTGCCAACAGTGTGGAACGCGTTTTGCTCTAAAAGCATATCTTATAAACCACATGAAAAAACATcctacacacacactgaagacaCTCTGCGAAGTTTCATGTGAAAAGTAA